Proteins from a genomic interval of Halorussus rarus:
- a CDS encoding DUF7576 family protein, whose product MPEIYGEYEDEADSQFVGCVVCGTTLDLFEPHPMFREESVSEVGDVVARTYHFCGEDCIEQWKRDRDTGE is encoded by the coding sequence ATGCCCGAAATCTACGGCGAGTACGAGGACGAGGCCGACAGCCAGTTCGTCGGCTGCGTCGTCTGCGGGACGACCCTGGACCTGTTCGAGCCCCACCCGATGTTCCGCGAGGAGAGCGTCTCGGAGGTCGGCGACGTGGTCGCGCGGACCTACCACTTCTGCGGCGAGGACTGCATCGAGCAGTGGAAGCGCGACCGCGACACGGGGGAGTGA
- a CDS encoding macro domain-containing protein, which produces MEFSVIQGDIAEQRADVLVNAAGTSLRMGSGVAGALRRAAGEELNEAAMAEGPVDLGEVAVTDAYGLDAEHVVHAAAMPHYGDGQATAESIRHATRNGLEVAEELGAESLVIPALGCGVAGFDLREGARIVCGEIAAHEADSLSDVRFVAYADEEYETVRSVAESVREPESV; this is translated from the coding sequence ATGGAGTTCAGCGTCATCCAGGGCGACATCGCCGAGCAGCGGGCCGACGTGCTGGTCAACGCCGCGGGCACCAGCCTCCGGATGGGTAGCGGCGTGGCGGGCGCGCTCCGCCGGGCGGCCGGCGAGGAGCTGAACGAGGCGGCGATGGCCGAGGGCCCGGTAGACCTCGGCGAGGTGGCAGTCACCGACGCCTACGGGCTGGACGCCGAGCACGTCGTCCACGCGGCCGCGATGCCCCACTACGGCGACGGGCAGGCGACCGCCGAGAGCATCCGCCACGCGACCCGGAACGGCCTGGAAGTGGCCGAGGAGCTTGGCGCCGAGTCGCTCGTGATTCCCGCGCTGGGGTGCGGCGTCGCCGGGTTCGACCTCCGGGAGGGCGCCCGCATCGTCTGCGGGGAGATCGCCGCCCACGAGGCCGACTCGCTCTCGGACGTCCGGTTCGTCGCGTACGCCGACGAGGAGTACGAGACGGTTCGGTCGGTCGCCGAAAGCGTTCGCGAGCCCGAAAGTGTTTGA
- a CDS encoding ABC transporter substrate-binding protein, whose protein sequence is MSEKSNMSRRSFLKATGGAASAVAISGTAAGQETTTQQQGGGGGTLNLINTGTMSTLDPIKATDTASGTVIQNVFDALMNYPNGEIEVQTQLATGYETSDDFTTYTFNLKEGAQFHGDYGEVTAQDFVYSWERLAASEESRRAYFILDSIGIQHETTQQDGQEVYQSGSLAVEAVDDYTLRFSMDQPFHATLPMLAYTSFAALPEGILGDIEGYDGEMPYQEFATSNPIGAGPFEFETWAPNDEAEVSAFDNYHGEGPNLDAVNWRIIEDDNAQYTYSMNQNADYFPIPTTFFDPSKLTVERTDDLGRDVGTYGPVRNGETLNYLGVSTISAYYLGFNTNRVEKPARQAVAYAMNQQQQVEQVFKGRGTAAYHFTPPNIYPGGPDAYDQHASQNYPYGYNQTQLDQARQVMEDAGYGPNNRYQFTLTIYESNVWQQVAQLMRDKLASAHIQLNIERAPFSTLLQRGREGNLQAYSLGWVMDWPAPDNFLQLLNPPMTDTSMDAPISYTNWSDTQAAQQATQAWERIQNNAAPTDQAQQARNEAYVQIEEANWEDVTFLPVYHQTDERFWYQNVDISKFGAAGPSRQMYNTTDIQ, encoded by the coding sequence ATGTCCGAGAAATCCAACATGTCGCGCCGGTCCTTCCTCAAAGCGACCGGCGGGGCGGCATCGGCAGTCGCGATTTCGGGAACTGCGGCGGGTCAGGAGACGACCACGCAGCAGCAGGGGGGTGGCGGCGGCACGCTGAATCTCATCAACACCGGAACGATGAGCACGCTGGACCCCATCAAGGCGACCGACACCGCCTCCGGGACGGTGATCCAGAACGTGTTCGACGCCCTGATGAACTATCCGAACGGGGAGATCGAGGTCCAGACCCAGCTGGCGACCGGGTACGAGACCTCCGACGACTTCACCACGTACACGTTCAACCTCAAAGAGGGCGCGCAGTTCCACGGGGACTACGGCGAGGTCACGGCCCAGGACTTCGTCTACTCGTGGGAGCGACTCGCCGCCTCCGAGGAGTCCCGACGGGCGTACTTCATCCTCGACTCCATCGGCATCCAGCACGAGACGACCCAGCAGGACGGCCAGGAGGTGTACCAGTCCGGCTCGCTCGCGGTCGAGGCGGTCGACGACTACACCCTCCGGTTCTCCATGGACCAGCCGTTCCACGCGACGCTCCCGATGCTGGCGTACACGTCGTTCGCCGCGCTCCCGGAGGGCATCCTGGGCGACATCGAGGGGTACGACGGGGAGATGCCCTATCAGGAGTTCGCGACCAGCAACCCCATCGGCGCCGGTCCCTTCGAGTTCGAGACGTGGGCGCCCAACGACGAGGCCGAGGTGAGCGCGTTCGACAACTACCACGGCGAGGGCCCGAATCTGGACGCGGTCAACTGGCGCATCATCGAGGACGACAACGCCCAGTACACCTACTCGATGAACCAGAACGCCGACTACTTCCCGATTCCGACGACCTTCTTCGACCCGTCGAAGCTCACCGTCGAGCGGACCGACGACCTCGGTCGGGACGTCGGCACCTACGGGCCGGTCCGGAACGGCGAGACGCTGAACTACCTCGGGGTCTCGACCATCAGCGCCTACTACCTCGGCTTCAACACGAACCGGGTCGAGAAGCCCGCCCGGCAGGCGGTCGCCTACGCGATGAACCAGCAACAGCAGGTCGAGCAGGTGTTCAAGGGCCGCGGCACGGCGGCCTACCACTTCACGCCGCCGAACATCTACCCCGGCGGCCCCGACGCCTACGACCAGCACGCCAGCCAGAACTACCCGTACGGGTACAACCAGACCCAGCTCGACCAGGCCAGGCAGGTGATGGAGGATGCGGGCTACGGACCGAACAACCGGTACCAGTTTACCCTCACCATCTACGAGTCCAACGTCTGGCAGCAGGTGGCACAGCTGATGCGGGACAAGCTCGCCAGCGCGCACATCCAGCTGAACATCGAACGGGCGCCGTTCTCGACGCTGCTCCAGCGCGGGCGCGAGGGCAACCTGCAGGCGTACTCGCTGGGGTGGGTGATGGACTGGCCCGCGCCGGACAACTTCCTGCAGCTGCTGAACCCGCCGATGACCGACACGTCGATGGACGCACCCATCTCGTACACGAACTGGTCGGACACCCAGGCGGCCCAGCAGGCCACGCAGGCCTGGGAGCGGATACAGAACAACGCCGCGCCGACCGACCAGGCCCAGCAGGCGCGCAACGAGGCGTACGTCCAGATCGAGGAGGCCAACTGGGAGGACGTGACGTTCCTGCCGGTCTACCACCAGACCGACGAGCGGTTCTGGTATCAGAACGTCGATATCTCGAAGTTCGGTGCGGCGGGGCCGAGCCGGCAGATGTACAACACGACCGACATCCAGTAG
- a CDS encoding DUF7504 family protein yields the protein MVTGRHTRRSPDDLPPDDTTAFLTLLNELKATGCNLLVVGDAPREAFTRASAQLFGDADVLRHRVLAVTDATPGIVADRLPDPGEAPRPIAETTRLVTHAGVPRSAAADAELPPELADVRETRIADPELRGLEAALVDAIDDAADAAEHLSAADLRVGVDSLAPLLDHYGVDVVRRCLEGVGERVRDYRAMAHYVLPVARDADPVRALASQADAVIELRAVEPADRDRNAQQRWHVPARDITTEWTPL from the coding sequence ATGGTGACGGGCCGACACACCCGGCGGTCGCCGGACGACCTGCCGCCCGACGACACCACGGCGTTCCTGACCCTCCTGAACGAGCTCAAGGCCACCGGCTGCAACCTGCTGGTCGTCGGGGACGCGCCCCGCGAGGCGTTCACTCGCGCGAGCGCGCAGCTGTTCGGCGACGCCGACGTGCTGCGCCACCGGGTGCTCGCCGTCACCGACGCGACCCCCGGGATCGTCGCGGATCGGCTCCCGGACCCCGGGGAGGCGCCACGACCGATCGCCGAGACGACCCGGCTCGTGACCCACGCGGGCGTCCCGCGGTCGGCCGCAGCCGACGCCGAGCTCCCGCCCGAACTCGCCGACGTCCGCGAGACCCGCATCGCCGACCCCGAGCTCCGGGGGCTCGAGGCGGCGCTGGTCGACGCCATCGACGACGCCGCCGATGCGGCCGAGCACCTCTCGGCGGCCGACCTCCGGGTCGGGGTCGACTCGCTCGCGCCGCTGCTCGACCACTACGGCGTCGACGTCGTCCGGCGCTGCCTCGAAGGGGTCGGCGAGCGCGTCCGGGACTACCGGGCGATGGCCCACTACGTCCTCCCGGTCGCCCGCGACGCCGACCCGGTGCGGGCGCTGGCCTCGCAGGCGGACGCCGTCATCGAGCTCCGGGCCGTCGAACCCGCGGACCGCGACCGGAACGCCCAGCAGCGATGGCACGTCCCGGCCCGCGACATCACGACCGAGTGGACTCCGCTCTGA
- a CDS encoding alkaline phosphatase D family protein, whose product MSDDQPSRRDVLRVTSGAAAGGALSTLPAADAVAARVAPDGADPETFAVDREAATSVFPQSVASGGPTPRGALLWTRVDPEAYDDETPLAVEVARDEAFDDTVYNGLVPPDRFGPERDHTAIADVDGELEPDSRYFYRFVHDGDASEVGRCRTLPEPGASPDSLRLAVASCNDYRHGYFGAFGHIAETDVDFLVHLGDFIYEYGGEDGPDDRAIDLPSGEDQAEDLADFRHLYRTYRSDDDLRSALRNHTMIHTWDDHEIVEDRWWNYETEAPETDKHPRGDDPEFMRELYTAGIRAYTEYVPARVEYDPPADDGSGLSPEAIKDNFRLYRSFRFGDLAALFMTDERLYRSPPPGPDDSDPAVSAKTAAEEPGRTMLGEDQRQWLLDGMTTSNATWTLWGNEVLAAAFRFVDGGEVTVNADAWDGYRSERERVLTRLEKAGVDNLVALTGDMHSYLAAYLLTDYELVGGDEGLSDIGPGERTGVEFMAPAVSSDNLVALGEFPENGTETVVGALKAGNPHVEWFDSSHWGYAVVDVRTDRLVYSAYHVDRDSPDASRELLRRYRVPAGSVELQRTDDGAGDDGFF is encoded by the coding sequence GTGTCAGACGACCAGCCCTCTCGAAGAGACGTCCTGCGAGTGACGAGTGGGGCCGCCGCGGGCGGCGCGCTGTCGACGCTCCCGGCCGCCGACGCTGTCGCCGCGCGAGTCGCCCCCGACGGCGCCGACCCCGAGACCTTCGCGGTCGACCGCGAGGCGGCGACGTCCGTGTTCCCCCAGTCGGTCGCGAGCGGCGGGCCCACGCCGCGGGGCGCACTGCTCTGGACCCGGGTCGACCCCGAGGCCTACGACGACGAGACGCCGCTGGCGGTCGAGGTGGCCCGCGACGAGGCGTTCGACGACACGGTCTACAACGGACTCGTTCCCCCCGACCGGTTCGGCCCGGAGCGCGACCACACCGCGATAGCGGACGTCGACGGCGAGCTCGAACCGGATAGCCGCTACTTCTACCGGTTCGTCCACGACGGCGACGCCAGCGAGGTCGGCCGGTGTCGGACGCTACCGGAGCCCGGCGCGAGCCCCGACTCGCTCCGGCTCGCGGTCGCCTCGTGTAACGACTACCGCCACGGCTACTTCGGCGCGTTCGGTCACATCGCCGAGACCGACGTCGACTTCCTGGTCCACCTCGGCGACTTCATCTACGAGTACGGCGGCGAGGACGGGCCCGACGACCGGGCCATCGACCTGCCGAGCGGCGAGGACCAGGCCGAGGACCTGGCCGACTTCCGGCACCTCTACCGGACCTACCGCTCGGACGACGACCTCCGGAGTGCGCTCCGGAACCACACCATGATCCACACGTGGGACGACCACGAGATCGTCGAGGACCGGTGGTGGAACTACGAGACCGAGGCGCCCGAGACCGACAAGCACCCGCGGGGCGACGACCCGGAGTTCATGCGGGAGCTGTACACCGCGGGCATCCGGGCCTACACCGAGTACGTCCCCGCCCGCGTGGAGTACGACCCGCCCGCGGACGACGGGTCGGGCCTCTCGCCGGAGGCCATCAAGGACAACTTCCGGCTCTACCGGTCGTTCCGGTTCGGCGACCTCGCGGCCCTGTTCATGACCGACGAGCGGCTCTACCGGTCGCCACCGCCGGGACCGGACGACTCCGATCCGGCCGTCTCCGCGAAGACCGCGGCCGAGGAGCCGGGGCGGACGATGCTCGGCGAGGACCAGCGGCAGTGGCTGCTCGACGGCATGACGACCTCGAACGCGACGTGGACGCTCTGGGGGAACGAGGTGCTGGCGGCCGCCTTCCGGTTCGTCGACGGCGGCGAGGTGACTGTCAACGCCGACGCCTGGGACGGCTACCGGAGCGAGCGCGAGCGGGTCCTGACCCGACTGGAGAAGGCGGGGGTCGACAACCTGGTGGCGCTTACCGGCGACATGCACAGCTACCTCGCGGCCTACCTGCTGACCGACTACGAACTGGTCGGCGGGGATGAGGGCCTGTCGGACATCGGCCCCGGCGAGCGCACCGGTGTCGAGTTCATGGCGCCCGCGGTCAGCAGCGACAACCTCGTGGCGCTCGGGGAGTTCCCCGAGAACGGCACCGAGACGGTGGTCGGGGCGCTCAAGGCCGGCAACCCCCACGTCGAGTGGTTCGACAGCAGCCACTGGGGCTACGCGGTCGTCGACGTCCGGACCGACCGGCTGGTCTACTCGGCCTACCACGTGGACCGGGACTCCCCCGACGCGTCCAGAGAGCTCCTGCGCCGGTACCGGGTCCCCGCCGGCTCGGTCGAACTGCAGCGGACCGACGACGGTGCCGGCGACGACGGCTTCTTCTGA
- a CDS encoding KTSC domain-containing protein, which produces MKAVTTAGDRIECDQLEEGRHGVVLYHADRIVGYVPYERLERVAETRSPVASSSIRSIGYSDEDETLEIEFESGGVYRYADVARETYEAFLSARSHGSYFHENIRGQYDYHRIR; this is translated from the coding sequence ATGAAGGCCGTCACGACGGCGGGCGACCGCATCGAGTGCGACCAGCTCGAGGAGGGACGGCACGGGGTGGTGCTGTACCACGCCGACCGAATCGTCGGCTACGTCCCCTACGAGCGGCTGGAACGGGTCGCCGAGACCCGGAGCCCGGTTGCGTCGAGCTCCATCCGGTCCATCGGCTACAGCGACGAGGACGAGACCCTGGAGATCGAGTTCGAGAGCGGGGGCGTCTACCGGTACGCCGACGTCGCCCGGGAGACCTACGAGGCGTTCCTGAGCGCGCGCTCCCACGGGTCGTACTTCCACGAGAACATCCGCGGGCAGTACGACTACCACCGCATCCGGTGA
- the hflX gene encoding GTPase HflX, which produces MQSQNAVIAKRADPDDADAGVPDATEIRRLTEAAEYEVVAEVTQTRTEHPATNLGPGKVEQLAGTAAETGADAVVVDNDLSPTQSHELGEACPEGTAVLDRQRLVLDIFAERAGGERAALQVERARLAYDLPRVREQVTRELAGEDLAHDEQGGQRVRDVERRIDELDRKLAERGDDAAARRERRREEGFEFVALAGYTNAGKSTLLHRLADDLDFEAREPDHADLDGTAEIRDRLFETLDTTTRRATIEGRRTLATDTVGFVDDLPHETVASFHDTLSATGDADCVALVVDASDPPGELRRKIETGLDLLADAEGEVVPVLNKVDLLDEDALAEREDAIRGLVSDPVAVSAAAGRNLDALRERLAAALPDRRAVELVLPNRDEAMSLVSWLYDRADVSDVTYGGDEVRVAFEAGQSIVERAEAKADALGGEPIEN; this is translated from the coding sequence ATGCAATCACAGAACGCAGTCATCGCGAAGCGCGCCGACCCGGACGACGCCGACGCCGGCGTGCCCGACGCAACCGAGATACGGCGGCTGACCGAGGCCGCGGAGTACGAGGTCGTCGCGGAGGTGACCCAGACGCGGACCGAGCACCCGGCCACGAACCTCGGTCCCGGCAAGGTCGAGCAACTGGCCGGAACGGCGGCCGAGACAGGCGCCGACGCGGTCGTGGTCGACAACGACCTCTCACCGACCCAGAGCCACGAACTCGGCGAGGCGTGCCCCGAGGGGACCGCGGTCCTCGACAGGCAGCGGCTCGTGCTCGACATCTTCGCGGAGCGGGCCGGCGGCGAGCGTGCCGCCCTCCAGGTCGAGCGCGCCCGGCTCGCGTACGACCTGCCCCGCGTCCGCGAGCAGGTCACCCGCGAGCTAGCTGGCGAGGACCTCGCGCACGACGAGCAGGGCGGCCAGCGCGTCCGCGACGTCGAGCGAAGAATCGACGAACTCGACCGGAAGCTCGCCGAGCGCGGCGACGACGCCGCGGCCCGCCGCGAGCGCAGGCGCGAGGAGGGGTTCGAGTTCGTCGCGCTCGCGGGCTACACGAACGCCGGGAAGTCGACCCTGCTCCACCGGCTCGCCGACGACCTCGACTTCGAGGCCCGCGAGCCCGACCACGCCGACCTCGACGGCACCGCCGAGATTCGGGACCGCCTGTTCGAGACGCTCGACACGACGACGCGCCGGGCCACCATCGAGGGCCGCCGGACGCTCGCGACCGACACCGTCGGGTTCGTCGACGACCTGCCCCACGAGACGGTCGCGTCGTTCCACGACACACTCTCGGCGACGGGCGACGCCGACTGCGTCGCGCTGGTCGTCGACGCGAGCGACCCGCCCGGGGAGCTCCGTCGGAAGATCGAGACGGGGCTCGACCTGCTCGCCGACGCCGAGGGCGAGGTCGTCCCGGTGCTCAACAAGGTCGACCTGCTCGACGAGGACGCCCTCGCCGAGCGCGAGGACGCGATTCGGGGGCTCGTCTCGGACCCGGTCGCGGTCAGCGCCGCCGCGGGGCGGAACCTCGACGCCCTCCGCGAGCGCCTCGCCGCGGCGCTGCCCGACCGCCGAGCGGTCGAACTCGTCCTGCCGAACCGCGACGAGGCGATGAGCCTCGTGTCGTGGCTCTACGACCGGGCGGACGTGAGCGACGTGACCTACGGCGGCGACGAGGTTCGAGTCGCGTTCGAGGCCGGACAGTCCATCGTCGAGCGCGCCGAGGCGAAGGCCGACGCGCTCGGGGGCGAACCGATAGAGAACTGA
- a CDS encoding aryl-sulfate sulfotransferase: protein MPNDWKARLSRPWVVRAVVLLVIASLLVPSAVSALTYEPSHTDLQKGTIESPAEGTTVISIQGFKFQGQSSGKKPARVVGVGPRGDVKWIHNGSDLDVTWFYDVDPVNGSNILVSGTRKGGTTVYEYDPQNDEVVWRERFDEVHDTHDVDLINGDQLLVANMRNYNTTSEVNEDRVFIYDRGSDEVVWEWQFRKHTDWTKEQGGTYAAEPPKNDWTHVNDVDKIAEGQYLISPRNMDQVMVINRSTKEIDMRLGSDQNYDVMHEQHNPQYLESKSGNPTILVADSENDRIVEYAKRGDDWEQTWQLGSSKSFNWPRDADRLPNGNTMVVDSMNNRVMEVTPQGEIVWEFYAPWAPYDVERITYGDEADEAGNLSTIADMNAAGEYAVSNSAGLTPGTGDRLTFAQWMSAAFAGTPVAEPVDSFAERWAHVTPWIRPVWMGPWDFVGVVFAALLLVGWALGELVYNRKRISSGVRRIA from the coding sequence ATGCCGAACGACTGGAAGGCGCGCCTCTCCAGGCCCTGGGTGGTCCGCGCCGTCGTGTTGCTGGTCATCGCGTCGCTACTCGTTCCCTCCGCGGTCTCCGCGCTCACGTACGAGCCCTCCCACACCGACCTCCAGAAGGGGACCATCGAGTCCCCGGCGGAGGGGACGACGGTCATCTCGATACAGGGATTCAAGTTCCAGGGGCAGTCCAGCGGGAAGAAGCCCGCCCGCGTCGTCGGGGTCGGCCCCCGCGGTGACGTGAAGTGGATCCACAACGGGAGCGACCTCGATGTCACCTGGTTCTACGACGTCGACCCCGTCAACGGGAGCAACATCCTCGTCAGCGGGACCCGCAAGGGCGGGACGACCGTCTACGAGTACGACCCCCAGAACGACGAGGTCGTCTGGCGTGAGCGGTTCGACGAGGTCCACGACACCCACGACGTCGACCTCATCAACGGCGACCAGCTGCTCGTCGCCAACATGCGGAACTACAACACCACCAGCGAGGTCAACGAGGACCGCGTCTTCATCTACGACCGCGGCAGCGACGAGGTCGTCTGGGAGTGGCAGTTCCGCAAGCACACCGACTGGACCAAGGAGCAGGGCGGCACGTACGCCGCCGAACCGCCGAAGAACGACTGGACCCACGTCAACGACGTCGACAAGATAGCCGAGGGGCAGTACCTGATCTCGCCGCGCAATATGGACCAGGTGATGGTCATCAACCGCTCCACGAAGGAGATCGACATGCGCCTCGGGAGCGATCAGAACTACGACGTGATGCACGAGCAGCACAATCCCCAGTACCTGGAGAGCAAGAGCGGCAACCCGACGATTCTGGTCGCCGACAGCGAGAACGACCGCATCGTCGAGTACGCCAAGCGCGGCGACGACTGGGAGCAGACGTGGCAGCTCGGGTCCTCCAAGAGCTTCAACTGGCCGCGGGACGCCGACCGGCTGCCGAACGGGAACACTATGGTGGTCGACTCGATGAACAACCGCGTGATGGAGGTCACCCCGCAGGGCGAGATCGTCTGGGAGTTCTACGCGCCGTGGGCGCCCTACGACGTCGAGCGCATCACCTACGGCGACGAGGCGGACGAGGCCGGGAACCTCTCGACCATCGCCGACATGAACGCCGCGGGCGAGTACGCCGTCTCCAACAGCGCGGGGCTGACGCCCGGCACGGGCGACCGGCTCACGTTCGCGCAGTGGATGTCGGCCGCGTTCGCGGGGACGCCAGTCGCCGAACCGGTCGACTCGTTCGCCGAACGGTGGGCCCACGTCACGCCGTGGATCCGTCCGGTCTGGATGGGGCCGTGGGACTTCGTCGGCGTCGTGTTCGCCGCGCTCCTGCTGGTCGGCTGGGCGCTCGGCGAACTCGTCTACAACCGCAAGCGCATCTCCAGCGGCGTCCGGCGAATCGCCTGA
- a CDS encoding PAS domain S-box protein has protein sequence MSEELREEKRKIEELHEVASEMAGCHDEAEVYRLGVDAAEEILEFDICGIDVEEDGYLVPVATSTEMPTEGYESLEADAGIAGRTYQSGESFVVDDVRRMDVAEPVQQEYRSILSVPVGDRGVFQAGSRETDAFDEDDRELAELLLSHVSAVVSRIDSQTALRESEEKYRTLVEGSHDAIFIHDDERFRFVNDRVSELTGYDRDELVGMPVWDVVHEDDVDRVRQLIERRKADRQTPHYQLRIRSREGEVRYLELSVQAITYDGQRAHLGSARDVTERRKRKRKLERKNERLKEFTSVVSHDLRNPLNVAQGHLELARGTGADRHFEKTESALSRMESLIDDLLALARQGQDVSDTESVALDAVVRRAWSSVSTGDASLAVADDLPAVEADAGRLQELLENLFRNAVEHGSTSPHSQAREDAVEHGSASPRSQARGDAVEHGGDAATVRVGPLTASAPDAGDAEIAPSGFYVEDDGQGIPPDEREKVFEHGHTTADDGSGLGLAIVSSIAEAHGWEVGVTDGEAGGARFEVRTT, from the coding sequence ATGAGCGAGGAGTTACGAGAGGAGAAGCGGAAGATCGAGGAGCTCCACGAGGTCGCCTCCGAGATGGCGGGCTGCCACGACGAGGCGGAGGTCTACCGCCTCGGCGTGGACGCCGCCGAGGAGATCCTGGAGTTCGACATCTGCGGCATCGACGTCGAGGAGGACGGCTACCTGGTCCCGGTGGCCACCTCCACGGAGATGCCCACCGAGGGGTACGAGTCGCTCGAAGCCGACGCGGGCATCGCCGGCCGCACCTACCAGAGCGGCGAGTCGTTCGTCGTCGACGACGTGCGCCGGATGGACGTTGCCGAGCCCGTCCAGCAGGAGTACCGGTCCATCCTCAGCGTCCCGGTTGGCGACCGCGGCGTGTTCCAGGCCGGGTCCCGCGAGACCGACGCGTTCGACGAGGACGACCGCGAGCTCGCGGAGCTGCTGCTGTCGCACGTCTCGGCGGTCGTCTCGCGCATCGACTCCCAGACGGCGCTGCGCGAGAGCGAGGAGAAGTACCGGACGCTGGTCGAGGGGAGCCACGACGCCATCTTCATCCACGACGACGAGCGGTTCCGGTTCGTCAACGACCGGGTGTCGGAGCTCACCGGGTACGACCGCGACGAACTCGTCGGGATGCCGGTGTGGGACGTCGTTCACGAGGACGACGTCGACCGGGTCCGACAGCTGATCGAACGCCGGAAGGCGGACAGGCAGACGCCCCACTACCAGCTCCGCATCCGGTCGCGGGAGGGCGAGGTCAGGTACCTCGAACTCAGCGTCCAGGCCATCACGTACGACGGCCAGCGGGCCCACCTCGGGTCGGCCCGCGACGTGACCGAGCGCCGGAAGCGCAAGCGGAAGCTCGAGCGGAAGAACGAGCGGCTCAAGGAGTTCACCAGCGTCGTCAGCCACGACCTCCGGAACCCCCTGAACGTCGCGCAGGGCCACCTCGAACTCGCCCGCGGGACCGGCGCGGACCGCCACTTCGAGAAGACCGAGTCGGCGCTGAGCCGGATGGAGTCGCTCATCGACGACCTGCTCGCGCTCGCCCGCCAGGGCCAGGACGTCAGCGACACCGAGTCGGTGGCGCTCGACGCGGTGGTCCGGCGGGCCTGGTCGTCCGTCTCGACGGGGGACGCGAGCCTCGCGGTGGCTGACGACCTTCCCGCGGTCGAGGCCGACGCCGGCCGGCTCCAGGAGCTGCTGGAGAACCTGTTCCGGAACGCAGTCGAGCACGGCTCGACCAGCCCTCACTCGCAAGCTCGCGAGGACGCCGTGGAGCACGGCTCCGCGAGCCCTCGCTCGCAGGCTCGCGGGGACGCGGTCGAACACGGCGGCGACGCCGCCACCGTCCGCGTCGGCCCGCTGACCGCCTCTGCTCCGGACGCGGGCGACGCCGAAATCGCGCCGAGCGGCTTCTACGTCGAGGACGACGGGCAGGGCATCCCGCCGGACGAGCGCGAGAAGGTGTTCGAGCACGGCCACACCACCGCCGACGACGGGTCGGGACTGGGGCTCGCGATAGTCAGCAGTATCGCGGAGGCCCACGGATGGGAGGTCGGCGTCACCGACGGCGAGGCGGGCGGCGCTCGCTTCGAGGTGCGGACGACCTGA
- a CDS encoding type IV pilin — translation MTRTRLVDALRADRATSPAVGAVLMVAITVVLATAAGTQLFGLAGSQQGAYATATVDYSTSENRVTVTWLATAGAEKVKVRILVGDERRTVELDGVGDRVEVDERGVSLSTGAVGHFSSPKLSDGDRVTVTVVAVKGGDSVVVADRSATV, via the coding sequence ATGACGCGAACACGTCTCGTCGACGCACTGCGCGCAGACCGCGCCACCTCGCCGGCCGTCGGCGCGGTCCTGATGGTCGCCATCACGGTGGTGCTGGCGACGGCGGCGGGGACCCAGCTGTTCGGCCTCGCGGGCAGTCAGCAGGGCGCGTACGCCACCGCGACCGTCGACTACTCGACGAGCGAGAACCGGGTGACTGTGACGTGGCTGGCGACCGCCGGCGCCGAGAAGGTGAAAGTGAGGATCCTGGTGGGCGACGAGCGCCGGACGGTCGAACTCGACGGGGTGGGCGACCGCGTCGAGGTCGACGAGCGGGGCGTGTCACTGAGCACGGGCGCCGTTGGCCACTTCTCGTCGCCCAAGCTCTCGGACGGCGACCGGGTGACGGTGACCGTCGTCGCCGTGAAGGGCGGCGACTCGGTCGTGGTGGCCGACCGGAGCGCGACGGTGTGA
- a CDS encoding universal stress protein: MDRALVVVDADESTKELVREAGELAAAVGAELVLLHVTTDEEYEDKRQAMESIPDRSVVYSAPEAREGAEQFAADVGREALDGVDVSWEAVGGLGDEHDQILRAAEERDCDHLFVAGENRSPAGKALFGDLTQSIILNFDGPVTVVTE; encoded by the coding sequence ATGGACCGAGCACTCGTAGTCGTCGACGCCGACGAGTCCACGAAGGAACTCGTCCGGGAGGCGGGCGAACTGGCGGCCGCCGTCGGCGCAGAACTGGTGTTGCTGCACGTCACGACCGACGAGGAGTACGAGGACAAGCGCCAGGCGATGGAGTCGATCCCCGACCGGTCGGTCGTCTACTCGGCGCCGGAGGCCCGCGAGGGCGCCGAGCAGTTCGCGGCCGACGTGGGCCGCGAGGCGCTCGACGGCGTCGACGTCTCGTGGGAGGCGGTCGGCGGGCTCGGCGACGAGCACGACCAGATCCTGCGCGCCGCCGAGGAACGCGACTGCGACCACCTGTTCGTCGCCGGCGAGAACCGCTCGCCGGCCGGCAAGGCGCTGTTCGGCGACCTCACCCAGTCGATCATCCTCAACTTCGACGGCCCGGTGACCGTCGTGACGGAGTAG